A part of Bacillus thuringiensis genomic DNA contains:
- a CDS encoding ABC transporter permease subunit, whose product MNKQLFLASLKETQKSILSYATGAALYLWLLIWIFPSMVSAKGLNELISAMPDSVKKIVGMESPIQNVMDFLAGEYYSLLFIIILTIFCVTVATHLIARHVDKGAMAYLLATPVSRVQIAITQASILILGLLIIVTVTYVAGIVGAEWFLQDNNLNKELFLKINVVGGLIFLVVSAYSFFFSCICNDERKALSYSASLTILFFALDMVGKLSDKLEWMRNISLFTLFRPKEIAEGTYNIWPVSIGLIVGALCIFIVAIVVFKKRDLPL is encoded by the coding sequence ATGAATAAGCAATTGTTTTTAGCTAGTTTGAAAGAAACACAAAAAAGTATTTTGAGTTATGCAACTGGTGCAGCGCTATATCTATGGTTGTTAATTTGGATATTTCCTTCAATGGTATCGGCGAAAGGATTAAATGAATTAATAAGTGCAATGCCTGATAGTGTGAAAAAAATTGTTGGCATGGAAAGTCCGATTCAAAACGTAATGGATTTTTTAGCTGGCGAATATTATAGTCTATTGTTTATTATCATATTAACAATTTTTTGTGTAACAGTTGCAACGCATTTAATTGCTCGTCATGTAGATAAAGGGGCGATGGCATACTTGCTCGCAACGCCTGTATCTAGAGTGCAAATTGCTATTACACAAGCGTCTATTCTCATATTGGGACTACTAATTATAGTAACTGTTACGTATGTAGCGGGTATAGTAGGTGCAGAGTGGTTTCTACAAGATAATAACTTAAATAAAGAATTATTTCTGAAGATAAATGTTGTTGGAGGGCTCATATTTTTAGTCGTTAGTGCTTATTCATTTTTCTTTTCTTGTATATGTAATGACGAAAGAAAGGCACTTAGCTACTCAGCGAGTTTAACTATTTTATTTTTCGCATTAGATATGGTAGGTAAATTAAGTGATAAGTTAGAGTGGATGAGAAATATATCATTATTTACGCTATTTCGTCCGAAAGAAATTGCTGAAGGAACGTATAATATATGGCCAGTGAGTATAGG
- a CDS encoding ABC transporter ATP-binding protein, with translation MISVQNVTKQFSNGKGLFHITFDVKEGEVFGYLGPNGAGKSTTIRNLMGFIKPTAGKATIFGLDCWKDAAKIQREVGYLPGEISFIEGMNGLEFLKLMQGMRGLKDTKRRDELIERLQFDVKTPIRKMSKGMKQKVGIVAAFMHDPEVLILDEPTSGLDPLMQQVFIDLIVEEKQRGKTILMSSHIFTEIERTCDRVAIIKDGRLVTVENIHDLQSVRRQVIDVTVSSQEEIESLAQCNLQFEAVKGREASIIVQGNYQAVLQTLSNYNVTALQTRAMDLEHLFMHYYDKKEGIKHE, from the coding sequence ATGATTTCAGTTCAAAATGTCACAAAACAATTTTCAAATGGGAAAGGCTTGTTTCATATTACATTTGATGTAAAAGAAGGTGAAGTATTCGGTTACTTAGGACCGAATGGTGCCGGGAAATCCACAACGATTCGTAATTTAATGGGATTTATAAAACCAACAGCTGGTAAAGCGACAATTTTTGGATTAGATTGTTGGAAAGATGCTGCAAAAATTCAAAGAGAAGTTGGCTATCTACCGGGTGAAATCTCTTTTATAGAGGGAATGAACGGTTTAGAGTTTTTAAAGTTAATGCAAGGAATGCGTGGGCTAAAGGATACGAAAAGACGAGATGAATTAATAGAACGTCTACAATTTGATGTAAAAACACCGATTCGAAAAATGTCTAAAGGTATGAAACAAAAAGTAGGAATTGTTGCTGCTTTTATGCATGATCCGGAAGTGTTAATTTTAGATGAACCGACATCAGGACTCGATCCTCTTATGCAGCAAGTATTTATAGATTTAATAGTAGAGGAAAAACAAAGAGGAAAAACAATTCTTATGTCGTCGCATATTTTCACTGAAATTGAGCGTACGTGTGATCGAGTAGCGATTATTAAAGATGGTCGTCTTGTGACGGTTGAAAATATTCATGATTTACAAAGTGTGAGACGACAGGTAATAGATGTAACCGTATCATCGCAAGAAGAGATTGAATCTCTGGCGCAATGTAATTTGCAGTTTGAAGCGGTGAAAGGAAGAGAAGCATCGATTATTGTACAAGGAAATTATCAAGCTGTTTTACAAACACTGTCAAACTATAATGTCACGGCACTTCAAACGAGAGCAATGGATTTAGAACATTTATTTATGCATTATTACGATAAGAAAGAAGGGATAAAGCATGAATAA
- a CDS encoding TetR/AcrR family transcriptional regulator, whose translation MYILIEVIALNGFERVKEKKKRAIKEAAFVLFSERGFNEVKIEHIAKEANVSQVTIYNHFGSKDALFRELIQEFITSEFQYYKKLAEEKLPFHEMMQKMIVRKMNTGGLFQPDMLLQMMQRDEELKEFIYKYQSEKILPWYIEILEQAQKKNEINPHLTKEMMLLYIQMFTKLGDDFGAQLLERDREKHIQDIVTMFFYGLSVPQK comes from the coding sequence TTGTATATTTTAATTGAGGTGATTGCATTGAACGGCTTTGAAAGAGTGAAAGAAAAGAAAAAACGTGCCATTAAAGAAGCAGCTTTCGTATTATTTTCAGAACGCGGATTTAATGAAGTGAAAATAGAGCATATTGCAAAGGAAGCAAATGTTTCTCAAGTTACCATTTATAATCATTTCGGAAGTAAAGACGCGTTATTTAGAGAACTTATACAGGAATTTATAACATCTGAATTTCAATATTATAAAAAACTTGCAGAAGAAAAATTACCTTTTCATGAGATGATGCAAAAAATGATTGTAAGAAAAATGAATACGGGCGGGTTATTCCAACCTGACATGTTGCTACAAATGATGCAAAGAGACGAAGAACTCAAAGAATTTATTTATAAGTATCAAAGCGAAAAAATCCTGCCTTGGTATATAGAAATATTAGAACAAGCACAGAAAAAAAATGAAATTAACCCTCACCTTACTAAAGAAATGATGTTACTGTACATTCAAATGTTCACTAAGTTAGGTGATGATTTTGGGGCACAGCTTCTTGAAAGAGATCGCGAAAAACATATACAAGATATCGTTACGATGTTCTTTTATGGACTGTCCGTCCCCCAAAAATAA
- a CDS encoding helix-turn-helix transcriptional regulator, whose protein sequence is MKKTERINDMLIFLNNKRYFNLKDLMVRYDISKSTALRDIQSLEEIGVPIYSELGRNGSYKIIENSVLSPIYFSVDEMYALYFSILTLNGYKTKPFNIESMALENKFKHVLPDNVSKNISIMERTLSFEVTNHSNFSPFLKEILQGIFAERVYHLIYLKKDEEKALVAQFIRIESKFGQWYAKIFNFETNHVQIIRCDKILSIVETSNTNPKNLEELLSYLTTFHRKPDATDFIVIVNQKGKDIFDKENYPSMEIQKENENYIITGYFNKQEVDFISNYFLNFGETIISIQPVMLKELIYNKVLSIQQHLTSLR, encoded by the coding sequence ATGAAAAAAACGGAACGAATAAATGATATGCTTATTTTCTTAAATAATAAAAGATATTTTAATTTAAAAGATTTAATGGTTAGATATGATATTTCTAAAAGTACCGCGTTGCGAGATATTCAATCATTGGAAGAAATAGGTGTACCAATATATTCTGAATTAGGTAGAAATGGAAGTTATAAAATTATAGAAAATAGTGTGCTATCGCCAATTTATTTTAGTGTGGATGAAATGTATGCGCTATACTTTTCGATTCTTACATTAAATGGATATAAGACGAAACCATTTAATATAGAAAGTATGGCGCTTGAAAATAAATTTAAACATGTATTACCTGATAATGTGAGTAAAAATATTTCAATTATGGAACGAACACTTTCTTTTGAAGTAACAAATCATAGTAATTTTAGTCCGTTCTTAAAAGAAATTTTACAGGGGATTTTTGCTGAGCGAGTTTATCATTTAATATACTTAAAAAAAGACGAGGAGAAAGCATTGGTTGCCCAATTTATTCGAATAGAATCTAAATTTGGTCAGTGGTATGCTAAAATCTTTAATTTTGAGACAAATCATGTTCAAATAATTAGATGTGATAAAATTCTTTCTATTGTGGAAACAAGTAATACGAATCCAAAAAATCTTGAAGAATTATTAAGTTATCTTACTACTTTTCATAGAAAACCTGATGCAACTGATTTTATTGTCATTGTTAATCAAAAAGGAAAAGATATTTTTGATAAAGAGAATTATCCATCCATGGAGATACAAAAAGAAAATGAAAATTACATTATAACAGGCTACTTTAACAAACAAGAAGTTGATTTTATCTCGAACTATTTTCTGAATTTCGGTGAAACGATTATCTCAATTCAGCCCGTTATGCTAAAGGAGTTAATTTATAATAAGGTATTATCTATACAGCAGCATTTAACTTCGTTAAGATAA
- a CDS encoding VOC family protein — translation MNLEIAIFLSMNGQAREAINFYTRNLEAKKLMIVTYEELAKRDRSFKITSENKDHIAHSVLQIGNTKLMIAENTMNPNERYNVGNNMSLCIQSANLEEIQRFYNNLTSDKNVKILSPLEKNIFSEAYGIIEDPYGIQIQLMYDKRLN, via the coding sequence ATGAATTTAGAAATAGCTATTTTTCTTTCAATGAATGGGCAAGCAAGGGAGGCAATTAATTTTTATACACGTAATTTAGAAGCCAAGAAGTTAATGATTGTTACGTATGAAGAACTTGCGAAAAGAGATCGTTCTTTTAAAATTACAAGTGAAAATAAAGATCATATTGCTCACTCTGTTTTACAAATTGGGAATACAAAGCTAATGATAGCAGAAAATACAATGAATCCTAATGAACGTTATAACGTTGGAAATAACATGTCACTTTGCATTCAAAGCGCTAATTTAGAAGAAATACAAAGATTTTATAATAATTTAACTTCCGATAAGAACGTGAAGATACTCTCTCCACTAGAAAAAAATATATTTAGTGAAGCATATGGGATTATTGAAGATCCTTACGGCATACAAATTCAGCTAATGTATGACAAACGATTAAACTAA
- a CDS encoding oxidoreductase, whose product MKKIGVGIVGFGFSSTTFHIPLLQTIEEYEIRAVLSSKEEVVKETLPNANVVSTIDELVKRADIDLVVITSPNTTHFPYVKEAILNGKHVVVEKPFVVSIEEGEELISLAEQHNVVVSVYHNRRFDNDFLTVKKLLEENRIGNLYAYEAHFDRFRPNVRDRWREKNLPGSGILYDLGSHLIDQALSLFGKPDAISADVIKQRPGAEIDDYFHVVLHYGVKRVILHSSSYVKQAGPHFTLHGDKGSIVKYGMDSQEEQLTNGMKPGDNGYGVDAEENFATLDTEEKLERISTEIGCYDMYYKGVRDSIVNGEKPPVTAQEGLEVIRLIQLAIESSETGRVIPIK is encoded by the coding sequence ATGAAAAAAATAGGTGTAGGGATTGTAGGATTTGGATTTTCTAGTACAACATTTCACATCCCATTATTACAAACGATAGAAGAATATGAGATTCGTGCCGTACTATCTTCAAAAGAAGAGGTAGTAAAAGAAACATTACCGAACGCTAACGTTGTTAGTACGATTGATGAATTGGTGAAGCGAGCTGATATTGACTTAGTGGTCATTACTTCGCCGAATACAACTCATTTCCCGTATGTAAAAGAAGCGATATTAAACGGTAAGCATGTTGTTGTAGAAAAGCCGTTTGTTGTTTCAATTGAAGAAGGAGAAGAGCTTATTTCATTAGCAGAGCAACATAATGTGGTAGTAAGTGTATATCATAATCGTCGTTTTGATAATGATTTCTTAACGGTAAAGAAATTGTTAGAAGAAAATAGAATAGGGAATCTATACGCATATGAAGCGCATTTCGATCGTTTCCGCCCGAATGTACGTGATCGCTGGAGAGAAAAAAACTTACCAGGATCAGGAATATTATATGATTTAGGCTCGCATTTAATTGACCAAGCATTATCATTATTTGGGAAACCAGATGCAATAAGTGCAGATGTAATCAAACAACGACCAGGCGCAGAAATTGATGATTACTTCCATGTTGTACTTCATTACGGAGTAAAGCGTGTCATTTTACATAGTAGCAGTTACGTAAAGCAAGCAGGTCCACACTTTACACTGCATGGTGATAAAGGTTCTATCGTGAAATACGGTATGGATTCACAGGAAGAACAATTAACAAATGGAATGAAGCCAGGCGATAACGGTTATGGAGTAGACGCTGAAGAGAACTTTGCTACTTTAGATACGGAAGAAAAGCTAGAACGTATTTCGACAGAAATTGGCTGTTATGACATGTATTATAAAGGTGTAAGAGATAGTATTGTAAATGGTGAGAAACCACCTGTAACAGCACAAGAAGGCTTAGAAGTTATTCGACTTATTCAATTAGCGATTGAAAGTAGTGAAACGGGTAGAGTCATTCCTATAAAGTGA
- the parC gene encoding DNA topoisomerase IV subunit A: protein MQAEKFHDLPLEDVLGDRFARYSKYIIQDRALPDARDGLKPVQRRILYSMYVEGNIHDKAFRKSAKTVGNVIGNYHPHGDSSVYEAMVRLSQTWKVRNVLVEMHGNNGSVDGDPAAAMRYTEARLSPIASELLRDLDKETVEFVSNFDDTSEEPVVLPAMFPNLLVNGSTGISAGYATEIPPHHLGEVIDATMMRIDKPNSTVDDLLTVMKGPDFPTGGIIQGIDGIKKAYETGKGKIIIRGKAEVETIRGGKQQIVITEIPYEVNKANLVKKMDELRLDKKLDGIAEVRDETDRTGLRIVVELKKEVNAEGILNYLYKNTDLQIPYNFNMVAINNRRPTLMTLPKILDAYIGHQKEVVTRRSQYELRKAENRQHIVEGLKKALSILDEVIETIRASKDKRNAKDNLSTKFGFTEAQSEAIVSLQLYRLTNTDITALEQESDELTKKIIELQSILQSEKRLLQVIKTDLKRVKKTYSDDRRAIIEEQIEEIKIDVEVMIPQEDVIVTVTKEGYVKRTGWRSHNASNGKDFGMKEGDILLERFDTNTTETVLLFTNKGNYIYLPVYEMPEIRWKDLGQHVANLVSLERDEMIIWATVVPNFEEEKRFIVFVTRNGMIKKTELNQYKVQRYSRAFVAVNLKKDDYVVDIFATDGTSDIVLATYGAYALIFHEDEVSPVGVRAAGVKAINLKEDDYVASGKPLNGEKDQLILVTQRGAVKRLKASEIEKSTRAKRGLVIFKELKRNPYRIVGIEIVRDDELVYMKTEKHIVEEIDPKAYRNKDRYSNGSLVLDVNDTGEVIETWTKKRPE, encoded by the coding sequence ATGCAGGCAGAGAAGTTTCATGACCTCCCGCTTGAAGACGTGTTAGGTGACCGCTTTGCACGTTATAGTAAATATATTATTCAAGATCGCGCGCTTCCAGATGCGCGTGACGGTCTAAAACCTGTACAAAGACGTATTTTATATTCTATGTATGTAGAAGGAAATATACATGATAAAGCATTTCGAAAATCAGCTAAAACAGTTGGTAATGTTATCGGTAACTACCATCCACACGGTGATTCCTCTGTATATGAGGCGATGGTACGTTTAAGTCAAACTTGGAAAGTACGTAATGTTTTAGTTGAAATGCATGGTAATAATGGTAGTGTTGATGGCGATCCAGCAGCGGCAATGCGTTATACAGAAGCCCGTTTATCACCAATCGCATCTGAGTTATTACGTGATCTTGATAAAGAAACAGTAGAATTTGTGTCAAACTTTGATGATACGAGTGAAGAACCAGTTGTATTACCGGCAATGTTCCCAAATTTATTAGTGAACGGATCGACAGGAATTTCAGCTGGTTATGCAACAGAAATTCCTCCGCATCACCTTGGAGAAGTAATTGATGCGACGATGATGCGTATTGATAAGCCGAATAGTACGGTTGATGATTTATTAACAGTTATGAAAGGACCAGATTTCCCGACAGGTGGTATTATTCAAGGGATTGATGGTATCAAAAAAGCGTATGAAACAGGAAAAGGTAAAATTATTATTCGCGGAAAAGCGGAAGTTGAAACAATCCGCGGTGGTAAGCAACAAATCGTTATTACAGAAATTCCGTATGAAGTAAATAAAGCAAACCTTGTTAAAAAAATGGATGAATTGCGTCTAGATAAAAAACTAGATGGAATTGCTGAAGTACGTGATGAGACAGATCGTACAGGTCTTCGCATCGTTGTAGAGCTGAAAAAAGAAGTAAATGCCGAAGGTATTTTAAATTATTTATATAAGAATACAGATTTACAAATTCCATATAACTTTAATATGGTAGCGATAAATAATCGTCGTCCGACACTTATGACACTACCTAAGATTTTGGATGCGTATATTGGGCATCAGAAAGAAGTTGTTACGAGACGCTCACAATATGAATTAAGAAAAGCAGAAAATCGTCAACATATTGTAGAAGGTTTAAAGAAAGCATTATCGATTTTAGATGAAGTGATTGAAACAATCCGTGCTTCTAAAGATAAGCGTAATGCAAAAGATAATTTAAGTACGAAATTTGGATTTACAGAAGCGCAGTCAGAAGCAATTGTTTCGTTGCAACTATATCGTTTAACAAATACAGATATTACGGCGTTAGAACAAGAATCAGACGAGCTTACTAAGAAGATTATAGAGTTACAGTCAATTTTACAAAGTGAAAAAAGACTTCTTCAAGTTATTAAAACAGATTTGAAGAGAGTAAAGAAAACATATAGTGATGATCGCCGTGCTATTATTGAAGAACAAATTGAGGAAATTAAAATCGATGTGGAAGTGATGATTCCGCAGGAAGATGTCATCGTTACTGTAACGAAAGAAGGATATGTGAAACGAACAGGTTGGCGTTCACATAATGCATCGAACGGGAAAGACTTCGGTATGAAAGAGGGTGACATCTTACTGGAGCGATTCGATACGAACACGACAGAGACAGTCCTATTATTTACGAATAAAGGAAACTATATATATCTGCCAGTATATGAAATGCCAGAAATTCGTTGGAAAGATTTAGGTCAACACGTTGCGAATCTCGTTTCACTCGAGCGGGATGAAATGATTATTTGGGCGACCGTCGTACCGAATTTTGAAGAAGAAAAACGATTTATCGTATTTGTTACACGAAATGGTATGATTAAGAAAACAGAATTAAACCAATATAAAGTTCAGCGTTATTCAAGAGCGTTCGTCGCTGTGAATTTGAAAAAAGATGATTATGTTGTAGATATATTTGCAACAGATGGAACGAGTGATATTGTTCTTGCAACCTATGGTGCATATGCACTTATTTTCCATGAAGATGAAGTAAGTCCAGTCGGTGTAAGGGCCGCTGGTGTGAAAGCAATTAATTTAAAAGAAGATGATTATGTCGCTTCTGGTAAGCCATTAAATGGTGAAAAAGATCAACTTATTCTTGTTACGCAACGAGGTGCTGTAAAACGTCTAAAAGCATCAGAAATTGAGAAATCAACGAGGGCGAAGCGAGGCCTTGTTATTTTCAAAGAGTTAAAACGTAATCCATACCGTATTGTCGGTATTGAAATTGTTCGAGACGATGAACTAGTATATATGAAGACTGAGAAACACATTGTAGAAGAAATTGATCCGAAAGCGTATCGAAATAAAGACCGGTATAGTAACGGTAGTTTAGTACTAGATGTTAACGATACTGGTGAAGTTATAGAAACGTGGACGAAAAAACGACCGGAATAA
- the parE gene encoding DNA topoisomerase IV subunit B: MAKHQFQYNEDAIQVLEGLEAVRKRPGMYIGSTDSRGLHHLVYEIVDNSVDEALAGFGDEISVVIHKDNSISVIDKGRGMPTGMHKLGKPTPEVILTVLHAGGKFGQGGYKTSGGLHGVGASVVNALSEWLVVTIKRDGNIYEQRFENGGIPATTLEKIGKTKDSGTTIHFKPDTTIFSTTNYNYETLCERLRESAFLLKGMKISIKDERNDLEDVFHYETGIEAFVSYLNEEKDSIHPVVYFTGEQNGIEAELAFQFNDGYSENILSFVNNVRTKDGGTHEAGFKTAMTRVFNEYARKVSLLKEKDKNLEGTDIREGVAAIVSVRVPEEVLQFEGQTKGKLGTSEARSSIDAIVSEHLAYFLEENPDVATLLVRKAVKAAQAREAARKAREEARTGKKKKKSEGTLSGKLTPAQSRNPQKNELYLVEGDSAGGSAKQGRDRRFQAVLPLRGKVINTEKAKLADIFKNEEINTIIYAIGGGVGNEFAVEDINYDKVVIMTDADTDGAHIQVLLLTFFYRYMKPLIEAGKVFIALPPLYKVSKGKGKSEVIEYAWSDEELDGVTKKVGKGYMLQRYKGLGEMNADQLWETTMNPETRTLIRVKIDDASRAERRVTTLMGDKVEPRRKWIERNVQFGMQEEGNILENEMIMETEVE, encoded by the coding sequence TTGGCGAAGCATCAGTTCCAATATAATGAAGATGCAATTCAAGTGTTAGAAGGACTTGAAGCCGTTCGAAAACGCCCGGGTATGTATATCGGGAGTACGGATAGCCGTGGATTGCATCATTTAGTATATGAAATAGTAGATAACTCCGTTGACGAAGCGTTAGCGGGATTTGGCGACGAAATTTCTGTCGTAATACATAAAGATAATAGTATTAGCGTTATTGATAAAGGGCGAGGAATGCCTACGGGAATGCATAAACTTGGGAAACCTACACCTGAAGTCATTTTAACTGTACTTCATGCCGGTGGTAAGTTTGGTCAAGGTGGCTATAAAACAAGTGGTGGTTTACATGGTGTCGGGGCATCAGTTGTAAATGCCTTGTCAGAATGGTTAGTAGTGACGATTAAACGTGACGGAAATATTTATGAACAACGCTTTGAAAATGGTGGTATTCCTGCAACGACACTGGAGAAGATCGGGAAGACGAAAGATTCTGGTACAACAATACATTTTAAACCAGATACAACTATTTTCAGTACAACAAATTACAATTATGAAACATTATGTGAGAGATTACGTGAATCTGCATTCTTATTAAAAGGAATGAAAATCTCGATAAAAGATGAACGTAATGATTTAGAAGATGTCTTTCATTATGAAACAGGAATTGAAGCTTTCGTTTCATACTTAAATGAAGAGAAAGATTCGATTCATCCGGTTGTATACTTCACTGGTGAACAAAACGGAATTGAAGCAGAGTTAGCATTCCAGTTTAACGATGGCTATTCAGAAAACATTCTTTCGTTTGTAAATAATGTACGTACAAAAGATGGGGGAACACACGAAGCTGGATTTAAAACAGCAATGACGCGTGTGTTCAATGAGTATGCTCGTAAAGTATCGTTATTAAAAGAAAAAGATAAAAATTTAGAAGGTACAGATATTCGCGAAGGTGTAGCGGCTATCGTTTCTGTACGTGTACCAGAAGAAGTACTTCAGTTTGAAGGGCAAACGAAAGGGAAACTTGGTACAAGTGAAGCTCGTTCTTCAATTGATGCAATTGTATCTGAGCATTTAGCTTACTTCTTAGAAGAAAACCCGGATGTTGCTACACTTCTTGTGAGAAAGGCAGTTAAAGCAGCGCAGGCACGTGAGGCTGCTCGTAAAGCGAGAGAAGAAGCACGTACTGGTAAAAAGAAAAAGAAATCAGAAGGTACATTAAGTGGTAAGTTAACACCAGCACAATCACGTAACCCGCAAAAAAATGAACTGTACCTAGTAGAGGGTGACTCTGCTGGTGGTTCCGCGAAACAAGGTCGAGACCGACGTTTCCAAGCGGTATTACCGTTACGTGGTAAAGTAATCAATACAGAAAAAGCAAAACTTGCTGATATCTTTAAAAATGAAGAAATTAATACAATCATTTACGCTATTGGCGGTGGTGTAGGGAATGAATTCGCTGTTGAAGATATTAACTACGATAAAGTTGTAATTATGACCGATGCTGATACAGATGGTGCGCACATTCAAGTATTGTTACTAACGTTCTTCTACAGATATATGAAACCACTTATCGAAGCTGGCAAAGTATTTATTGCACTTCCTCCTTTATACAAAGTAAGTAAAGGAAAAGGTAAGAGTGAAGTGATAGAGTATGCATGGTCTGATGAAGAATTAGATGGTGTAACAAAAAAAGTCGGTAAAGGCTACATGCTGCAGCGCTATAAAGGACTTGGCGAAATGAATGCCGATCAATTATGGGAAACAACTATGAATCCTGAAACGCGTACGTTGATTCGTGTGAAAATTGACGATGCATCAAGAGCGGAGCGCCGAGTTACGACATTGATGGGTGATAAAGTAGAACCTCGCCGTAAATGGATCGAACGAAATGTACAATTTGGTATGCAAGAAGAAGGAAATATTTTAGAAAATGAAATGATTATGGAGACGGAGGTGGAATAA
- a CDS encoding CoA-binding protein — translation MTIENPTRTEIGEVLKKSKTIAVVGLSDKPERTSYMVSKAMQDAGYRIIPVNPTVDEVLGEKAVASLKDIKEHVDIVNVFRRSEFLMDVAKEFVEIDADVFWAQLGVQDEDTYKFLQETGYTVIMDRCIKVEHAMTK, via the coding sequence ATGACAATTGAAAACCCAACTCGTACGGAAATTGGTGAAGTATTAAAGAAAAGCAAAACGATTGCAGTTGTTGGATTATCGGATAAGCCAGAACGTACGTCGTATATGGTTTCAAAAGCAATGCAAGATGCTGGGTATCGCATTATTCCAGTAAACCCAACAGTAGATGAGGTGCTTGGAGAAAAAGCAGTTGCTTCACTAAAGGATATTAAGGAACATGTTGACATTGTAAATGTATTCCGCCGTTCAGAATTTTTAATGGATGTTGCGAAAGAGTTTGTAGAGATTGATGCAGATGTTTTTTGGGCACAATTAGGAGTACAAGATGAAGATACATATAAATTTTTGCAAGAAACAGGCTATACTGTAATAATGGATCGTTGTATTAAAGTAGAACATGCGATGACAAAATAG
- a CDS encoding S1C family serine protease has product MGYYDGPNLNEEHSETREVRKSGGKKGYFFTGLVGAVVGAVSISFAAPYMPWAQNNGAAVSSFSSDSKVEGTVVPVVNKAKNETDLPGMIEGAKDVVVGVINMQQSIDPFAMQPTGQEQQAGSGSGVIYKKAGNKAYIVTNNHVVDGANKLAVKLSDGKKVDAKLVGKDPWLDLAVVEIDGSNVNKVATLGDSSKIRAGEKAIAIGNPLGFDGSVTEGIISSKEREIPVDIDGDKRPDWQAQVIQTDAAINPGNSGGALFNQNGEIIGINSSKIAQQEVEGIGFAIPINIAKPVIESLEKDGVVKRPALGVGVVSLEDVQAYAVNQLKVPKEVTNGVVLGKIYPISPAEKAGLEQYDIVVALDDQKVENSLQFRKYLYEKKKVGEKVEVTFYRNGQKMTKTATLADNSATKNQ; this is encoded by the coding sequence ATGGGATATTACGACGGACCGAATTTAAATGAAGAGCATAGTGAAACGAGAGAAGTGAGAAAATCAGGCGGCAAAAAAGGTTATTTTTTCACAGGTTTAGTCGGAGCAGTAGTTGGAGCTGTTTCAATTAGTTTTGCGGCACCATATATGCCATGGGCTCAAAATAATGGAGCGGCTGTATCATCATTCAGTTCGGATTCAAAAGTTGAAGGTACTGTAGTTCCTGTTGTCAATAAAGCAAAAAATGAAACTGATTTACCTGGTATGATTGAAGGCGCGAAAGATGTTGTTGTAGGTGTGATTAATATGCAACAAAGCATTGATCCATTTGCAATGCAACCAACAGGCCAAGAACAACAAGCTGGTTCAGGATCAGGTGTTATTTATAAAAAAGCAGGAAATAAAGCATATATTGTAACAAATAACCACGTAGTAGATGGAGCAAATAAACTTGCTGTAAAATTAAGTGATGGTAAAAAAGTAGATGCAAAACTAGTAGGGAAAGATCCTTGGTTAGATTTAGCTGTTGTCGAAATTGACGGGTCTAATGTAAATAAAGTTGCCACTTTAGGTGACTCAAGTAAAATCCGTGCTGGTGAAAAAGCAATTGCAATCGGTAATCCACTAGGGTTTGATGGAAGTGTAACGGAAGGTATTATTAGTAGTAAAGAACGTGAAATTCCAGTAGATATTGATGGGGATAAACGACCAGATTGGCAAGCGCAAGTTATCCAAACAGATGCAGCGATTAACCCAGGTAATAGTGGTGGTGCTTTATTTAACCAAAACGGTGAAATAATTGGGATTAATTCAAGTAAAATTGCACAACAAGAAGTTGAAGGGATTGGATTTGCTATTCCAATTAATATCGCAAAACCAGTTATTGAATCACTTGAAAAAGACGGAGTAGTGAAACGTCCAGCTCTTGGAGTAGGTGTTGTTTCATTAGAAGATGTGCAAGCTTATGCGGTAAATCAATTGAAAGTACCTAAAGAAGTAACAAATGGCGTTGTATTAGGTAAAATTTACCCAATATCACCTGCAGAAAAAGCTGGTTTAGAGCAATATGATATTGTAGTAGCATTAGATGATCAAAAAGTAGAAAATTCACTTCAATTCCGTAAATATTTATATGAAAAGAAAAAAGTAGGCGAGAAAGTAGAAGTTACATTCTATCGTAACGGTCAAAAAATGACGAAAACAGCTACTTTAGCAGATAACTCAGCTACAAAGAATCAATAA